The Saccharomycodes ludwigii strain NBRC 1722 chromosome II, whole genome shotgun sequence genome window below encodes:
- the CDC28 gene encoding cyclin-dependent serine/threonine-protein kinase CDC28 (similar to Saccharomyces cerevisiae YBR160W | CDC28 | Cell Division Cycle), with the protein MSDLANYKRLEKVGEGTYGVVYKALDLRHNNRIVALKKIRLESEDEGVPSTAIREISLLKELKDDDIVRLYDIVYSDAHKLYLVFEYLDLDLKKYMESVPKNQPLGDKIIKRFMMQMCKGISYCHSHRILHRDLKPQNLLINKDGNLKLGDFGLARAYGIPLRAYTHEVVTLWYRAPEILLGGKQYSTGVDIWSIGCIFAEMCNRKPIFSGDSEIDQIFKIFRILGTPNENTWPDVVYLPDFKTTFPKWRTKDLHDIVPSLDDNGIDLLTKMLIFDPINRISAKRAVLHPYFRDDDDDNSVTNGNNSFTGEERGKDINGEKVMESKQELDGRGPDVGERNKGHHNQEDDYDAMVDTTNSNNDIQQEQSIPNGYA; encoded by the coding sequence ATGAGTGATCTGGCTAATTATAAAAGATTGGAAAAAGTGGGCGAAGGTACATATGGTGTGGTTTATAAAGCATTAGATTTAAGACACAACAATAGAATAGTAgcgttaaaaaaaatcagaTTAGAAAGTGAAGATGAGGGTGTTCCATCAACTGCTATTAGAGAgatttctttattaaaagaattgaagGACGACGATATTGTTAGGTTATATGATATTGTATATTCGGATGCACATAAATTGTATTTGGTGTTCGAATATCTAGATttagatttgaaaaaatatatggaAAGTGTTCCTAAAAATCAGCCCTTAGGTGacaaaattattaagaGGTTTATGATGCAAATGTGTAAAGGTATAAGCTACTGCCATTCTCATAGAATTTTACATCGAGATTTGAAACCGCAAAACTTATTGATCAATAAGGATGGGAACTTGAAACTAGGTGATTTTGGATTAGCTAGAGCGTACGGTATCCCGTTACGGGCATATACACACGAAGTTGTCACTTTATGGTATAGAGCACCAGAAATCTTGTTGGGCGGTAAACAATATTCCACTGGGGTTGATATATGGAGTATTGGGTGTATATTTGCAGAAATGTGTAATAGGAAGCCAATTTTTAGTGGTGATTCAGAGATtgatcaaatttttaaaatttttagaatTTTGGGCACTCCTAATGAAAATACATGGCCTGATGTAGTATATTTACCTGATTTCAAAACTACTTTTCCTAAATGGCGTACTAAGGATCTGCATGATATTGTACCGTCGTTAGATGATAATGGAATTGATTTACTAACCAAAATGTTGATATTTGATCCTATTAATAGAATTAGCGCAAAAAGGGCAGTCTTACATCCATATTTTAGAGATGACGATGACGATAACTCTGTTACTAATGGTAACAATAGCTTTACTGGGGAGGAAAGAGGGAAAGATATAAATGGGGAGAAAGTCATGGAATCAAAACAAGAACTAGACGGAAGAGGACCTGATGTTGGTGAGAGAAACAAGGGTCATCATAATCAGGAAGATGATTACGATGCAATGGTAGATACCACTAACTCCAATAATGACATACAACAAGAACAAAGTATCCCAAATGGATATGCTTAG
- a CDS encoding glycosyltransferase family 32 protein (similar to Saccharomyces cerevisiae YPL057C | SUR1 | SUppressor of Rvs161 and rvs167 mutations (paralog of YBR161W | CSH1)), protein MKDALLDSELNPLPNTPPKPQLIPKIIHQTYKTEDVPERWKAGQQNCIDLHPDYQYILWTDVMIRKFIAEQYPWFLETFDSYKYPIERADAMRYFVLNHYGGVYIDLDDGCNRRLDPLLTVPAFVRKTSPTGISNDVMGAVPKHPFFLKLLKSLKKYNRNWYIPYITIMSSTGPLFVSIIWKQYKRWNHSLDVNSSGAVRILQPQDYRQGPYAFFTISKGSSWHTGDSNVVLNMAVHITACVVSGFVVVFMILYCEFIFYCWLCNNSSRLGKYVDNIVSKFILWSSGTKTSSDNTGDRLISGDTFISTNKRNNFKFSCSAVVSRINRFWKRLIGRSGEDSGDFTEKNIIFDKNDSNSSSSMHYNINKHGAITTHNFNKKAENEQLKIKKNTNAKRSRKDSNLPIRLEEIILDLEHQGTEITDLS, encoded by the coding sequence ATGAAAGATGCACTATTAGATTCTGAGCTAAACCCATTACCAAATACACCACCAAAACCACAACTAATACCTAAAATCATTCATCAGACCTACAAAACTGAGGATGTTCCGGAACGCTGGAAGGCAGGGCAACAAAACTGTATTGATTTGCATCCAGATTACCAATACATTTTGTGGACTGATGTAATGATTAGAAAGTTTATTGCAGAACAATACCCATGGTTTTTGGAAACTTTTGATAGTTATAAGTACCCTATTGAGAGAGCAGATGCCATGAGatattttgtattaaaTCATTATGGTGGTGTATACATCGATTTAGACGATGGTTGCAATAGAAGATTAGATCCATTGTTAACGGTGCCTGCCTTTGTTCGTAAGACTTCACCCACTGGTATTAGTAATGATGTTATGGGTGCTGTACCAAAacatccattttttttaaagttattgaaATCTTTAAAGAAGTATAATCGTAATTGGTATATCCCGTATATTACCATCATGTCGAGCACGGGCCCCCTTTTTGTAAGCATTATTTGGAAACAGTATAAGAGGTGGAACCATTCACTGGACGTAAATAGTAGTGGCGCTGTCAGAATATTACAACCACAAGACTATAGGCAAGGTCCGTATGCATTTTTCACGATTTCTAAGGGCTCAAGTTGGCACACAGGGGATAGTaatgttgttttaaatatggCTGTTCATATTACTGCCTGTGTTGTTAGTGggtttgttgttgtttttatgaTCTTATACTGTGAAttcatattttattgttggttatgtaataatagtagtagaCTGGGAAAATATGTTGATAACATTGTTTCCAAGTTTATATTATGGTCATCTGGTACCAAGACTAGCAGTGATAATACTGGGGACCGTCTAATTTCTGGCGATACCTTTATTAgtacaaataaaagaaataactttaaattCAGTTGTTCTGCTGTTGTCAGTAGGATTAATCGCTTCTGGAAAAGATTAATTGGCCGGTCAGGTGAAGATAGTGGCGATTttactgaaaaaaatatcatttttgataaaaatgatagcaacagtagtagtagtatgcattataatataaacaagCATGGCGCTATTACTACTCataactttaataaaaaagctGAGAATGAACAATTAAAGATCAAAAAGAACACTAATGCCAAGAGGTCTAGAAAAGATTCTAATTTGCCTATCAGACTAGAAGAAATTATATTAGACTTGGAACATCAAGGGACTGAAATAACAGATTTGAGCTGA
- the TOS1 gene encoding Tos1p (similar to Saccharomyces cerevisiae YBR162C | TOS1 | Target Of Sbf), whose translation MKFSKNMISNLLAIAVPFFLATVVNADDCQLIDGNYYCSETEAVVFSNVGYSGSYSDVTSMDETSCACTQSEVTFSGSNSPFDQELSVHFRGPLKLVQFGVYYPASSSVSKKKREEDQTQECSTVVFHHDHGNKRDVVTDIVEVMHTVYVDGDGNLITDSTAVTTAVSTSDTTGNTVGVTTTLVQDDAVSAEEVTSADATTASTSAAITTSSSSSSASSSSASSSSISSSSISSSSASSSSTSSSDSSGSSSSWSRHSYYTPGSTDNCTFMNYYGGSGSGTWSSCFGDSISFANSDASGGASSATALEEVTISSDVEYMIFSGDACNGNDCGYYRSGIPAYHGFYGADKMFVFEFEMPHDSSSSSSTYNYDMPAIWLLNAKIPRTLQYGNSDCSCWKTGCGELDLLEILTSGSEKLIAHLHDGQGDNGGTSGGGGSQDYFVRPTSGTMKVAVIFDSSDSSIHVVQLDSSADFDSSLDASTVSSWLEQSGSTAALS comes from the coding sequence ATGAAGTTCTCCAAAAACATGATTTCAAATCTACTAGCGATCGCCgtaccattttttttggccaCCGTGGTTAATGCTGACGATTGTCAATTAATTGACggtaattattattgctcCGAAACTGAAGCTGTTGTTTTCAGCAATGTTGGTTATTCAGGTTCATATTCAGATGTAACTTCTATGGATGAAACATCATGTGCATGTACCCAAAGTGAAGTTACTTTTAGTGGTAGTAATTCCCCATTTGACCAAGAATTATCTGTTCATTTTAGAGGTCCTTTAAAATTAGTTCAGTTTGGTGTTTATTATCCAGCAAGTTCTTCTgtttcaaagaaaaaaagagaagagGACCAAACTCAAGAATGTAGTACTGTTGTCTTTCATCATGACCATGGTAACAAGAGAGATGTTGTTACCGACATTGTTGAAGTTATGCACACCGTCTATGTTGATGGCGATGGTAATCTTATTACAGATAGTACTGCTGTTACTACTGCTGTTTCAACATCTGATACTACTGGTAATACCGTAGGGGTCACTACCACTTTAGTTCAGGACGATGCTGTTTCGGCTGAGGAGGTTACTTCTGCAGACGCTACTACCGCATCTACTAGTGCTGCTATTACcacttcctcttcttcttcttccgcctcttcttcttccgcctcttcttcttccatctcttcttcttccatctcttcttcttccgcCTCCTCTTCTTCCACCTCTTCCAGTGATAGCAGTGGTTCATCTTCTAGCTGGAGTAGACACTCTTATTATACCCCAGGCTCCACTGATAACTGTACTTTCATGAACTATTATGGTGGTAGCGGCAGTGGTACTTGGTCTTCCTGTTTTGGCGATTCTATTTCGTTCGCTAATTCCGATGCATCAGGTGGTGCCTCATCTGCAACTGCTTTGGAAGAAGTCACTATTTCCAGTGATGTTGAATATATGATATTCAGTGGCGATGCTTGTAATGGTAATGATTGTGGCTATTATAGGTCCGGTATTCCGGCTTATCATGGTTTCTATGGCGCCGACAAaatgtttgtttttgaatttgaaaTGCCACATGATAGCAGCTCTTCTTCCTCGACCTATAACTACGATATGCCAGCTATTTGGTTATTAAATGCCAAGATTCCAAGAACTTTGCAATATGGTAACAGTGACTGTTCTTGTTGGAAAACAGGTTGTGGTGAATTAGACCTGCTTGAAATTTTAACCAGTGGGAGTGAAAAGTTAATTGCTCATTTGCATGACGGACAAGGAGATAATGGTGGCACtagtggtggtggtggttcTCAAGATTACTTTGTCAGACCAACTAGTGGCACTATGAAGGTTGCTGTCATTTTTGACAGTAGTGATAGCAGCATTCACGTTGTTCAACTAGATAGTAGTGCTGATTTTGATTCTAGTTTAGATGCTTCTACTGTTTCGTCTTGGTTAGAGCAATCTGGATCTACTGCTGCTTTGAGTTAG